GACCGAGTCGGTCGCGTAGGCCTCCTCGAGGTTCGCGGTGACATCGCGCGTCTCGGTGTCGTTCAACTGGTCGGTCTGCACGCGCACGCCGCTGTCGCCGACCGTGCTCACGCGCACCACGGCCTCGGGGACGACCTCGTGCACGGCGTCCTCGGCGAGCGTGATGTCGATCGGGTCGCGGTTCTCCGCCGGGATCTCCGACACGAGGAACTGCGATCCGCCGCGGAACTCGATGCCGAAGTTGAACCCGTTGAGGAAGTCGCCGCCACCGCGGACGAAGGGCACCGCGACCGAGGCGATCATGAGGATCGCGGCGATCGCGAACCAGATGCGGCGCTTGCCGACGAAGTCGACGCTGCGCGCACCGGTGTAGAGGTCGTTGCCGAGTCGCTGGAACGGGCCGGCCATCAGCGTGCCTCCTTCTTCCCGGTCGAGTTCTTCTTCGGGCCGGTCGCAGCGGATGCCTCGAGCTCGGCGGCCTTGCGCTCGGCGATCGTCTGGCGACGCTCCGCCTCACGGCTCGCGCCCGCACGGCGCGCATCCTTCGTGACGCGGAACTCCGCGCGGCCCCGGTAGACGGCGCCGAGCGCCGTGGGGTCGAGGCCGGATGCGGGGTGCCCGCTCGCGAAGAACTTGGTCGTCGCGAGCAGCTGCATCATCGGGTGCGTGAAGAGGATGACGATGATGACGTCGATGATCGTCGTGACACCGAGCGTGAGCGCGAAGCCGCGCACCGAGCCGACGGCGAGGACGAAGAGGATGATCGCGGAGAGCAGGTTGACGCTCTTCGCCGCGAGCACCGTGCGCAGGGCGCGCTTCCATCCGGCCTCGACGGCTCCCACGAGGCTGCGGCCGTCGCGGAGCTCGTCGCGGATGCGCTCGAAGTACACGATGAACGAGTCGGCCGTGAATCCGATCGCGACGATGAGACCCGCGATGCCGGCGAGCGACAGTCGATAGCCCTCGCGCCACGACATGATGTTCACCACGAAGTAGGTGATGACTCCCGCGACGATGAGCGATGCGATCGTGACCGTGCCGAGCAGTCGGTACTGGAACAGCGAGTAGATGAACACGAGGATGAGGCCGATGAGGCCCGCGATGAGACCGCTCTGCAGCTGCGTCTGACCGAGGGTGGCCGAGATCGTATCGGTCGACTCGACGGTGAAGCCCACGGGGAGCGCACCGAACTTGAGCTGGTCGGCGAGCACCTTCGACGACTCCTGCGTGAAGCCGCCCGAGATCTGCGCGCGTCCGTCGTTGATCGGGTCGTTCGCCGACGGCGCGAGCACCACCGCGCCGTCGAGCACGACCGCGAAGCGGTTGCGCGGCGACTCGAGGTTGACGAGGCGCTTCGTCACCTTCGAGAAGGCCTCGGTGCCGTCGCCGTTGAAGGTCAGGTTGACGATCCACTCGCCCGTCGAGACACCCGTCGAGGTCGTGCGGATGCCCGCGGTGGCGTCGGAGATGTCGCCACCCTGCACCTCGACCGGTCCGAGGAGGTACTTCTCCTGCCCGTACTGGTCGCACGTGATGAGAGGCTCGGCCGAGGGGGCCGCGCTCGCCGTCGCGCTGTCGAGCTGGTCGCAGCTGAAGGCGTCGTACTGCTCCTGCAGCTCGGGCGTGACCCACGCGAGGTCGGAGCCGTCGGTCGGGTCGGCCGTCGGCGTGGCGGCCGGTGCCGGGGTCTCCGTGACCTCCGGCTGCGCGGGGGCGTCGGTCGCCTCCGGATCGGCCGGCGCGTCGGTCGCGGCGGGGTCCGCCGTGGAGCCGTCGGACGGCTCGTCGGTCGGGGTGACGACCGACGAGGTCGGTGCGCCCGCGAGCAGCACGGCGCGGAAGTCCATGCGCGCGGACTGCTTGATGCGGTCGAGCGTCGCCTGATCCGGGGTCTTGCCGGGGATCGAGATGACGATCTTGTCGCCGCCCTGCGTCGTGATCTCCGACTCCGAGACGCCCGCGGCGTCGATGCGGTCGCGGATGATCTGCACCGACTGCTGCAGCTGCTCGTCGGTGACCTGCTGCCCGTCCTCGAGGGTCGGGGTCAGGATGATCTGCGTGCCGCCGTCGAGGTCGAGCGCGAGCTTGGGCGCCCAGCCCCAGCCCCACCACAGCGCACCGGCCGTGTTGAGCCCGACGAGCAGGACGATGATGCCGGCCAGCCAGCCGAGCGAGCGCCAGGCCTTCCGGACCGGCGTGGAACGTGCCGCCACCGCTTACTCTGCGGTCTCGGTGGGCTTCTGGCGCGGCGCGCGCTTCGGCTTCTCGACGCGCTCGCCGAACTCGGGCTCCACGGCGTCGGCAGCGGGCGACTCGACCTCGGTCTCCGCCTCGGCCGTCACGTCGGCGTCGCCGGCGAGCTCGTCCTCGGCGACGGGCGCCTCGTCCTCGACGACGCGGACGATGGTCTGGCGGTGCAGACGGAGCTTGGTGCCGGGCGTCGTCTCGATGACGGCCTCGTTGGAGTCGTCGTCGATCGACACGAGGGTGCCGAAGATGCCGTGCTGGGTCATGACCTCGGCACCGGGGACCAGCTTCGTCTGAAGGGTCTCGGCCTCGGCCTTGCGCTTCTTCGAGCTGCGCCACGTGAAGAAGATCATCACCACCAGCAGGCCGGCGAGCAGGATCAGCGTGTAGTCCATGAGGAGAAGGGTGCCTTCCGGGATGTGAGGGGAACGGCGTATCAGCCTACGGGTGCGCGGCTTCGCGGTCCCCGAGAATCATACGTCATCGTCGAAGAGCGTCTCGGCGGTCGCGCGAGCGGCGCCCGCGGGCCGCTTACCGAGGTGATCCCAGGCCCGCGGCGTCGCGACGCGACCGCGCGGCGTACGGCTGATCATGCCGATGCGCACGAGGAACGGCTCGACGACCGACTCGATCGTCTCCGGCTCCTCGCCCACCGACACGGCGAGCGTCGAGAGCCCGACCGGTCCCCCGTCGAAGCGTGTGAGGATGGCGTCGAGCACGGCGCGGTCGAGGCGGTCGAGGCCGAGCGGGTCGACGTCGTACAGCTCGAGCGCGGCCTGCACCGCGGCGTGGTCGGCGGACCGCTCGTGCACGAGCGCGTAGTCCCGCACGCGGCGCAGCAGGCGGTTGGCGATGCGAGGCGTGCCGCGGCTGCGCGAGGCGATCTCGGCGCGCGCATCCGGGGCGAGGTCGAGCCCGAGCAGGCGCGCGGCCCGTGCGAGCACCTCGTCGAGCTCGCCGTCGTCGTAGAACTCGAGGTGCGCCGTGAAGCCGAAGCGGTCGCGCAGCGGGTTGGGCAGCAGGCCCGAACGCGTCGTCGCGCCGACGAGGGTGAAGGGCGCTAGGTCGAGCGGGATGCTCGTGGCACCGGCGCCCTTGCCCACCATGATGTCGATGCGGAAGTCCTCCATCGCGAGGTACAGCATCTCCTCGGCGGAGCGCGCCATCCGGTGGATCTCGTCGATGAAGAGCACCTCGCCAGGGACCAGGCTCGAGAGCAGCGCGGCGAGGTCGCCCGCGTGCTGGATGGCGGGGCCGCTCGACATGCGGAGCGGGCGCGCGCCCTCGTGAGCGACGATCATCGCGAGCGTCGTCTTGCCGAGCCCGGGAGGGCCCGCGAGCAGGATGTGGTCGGGCGTGCGCTGCTGGAGCTCGGCCGCGCGCAGAAGCAGCTGGAGCTGACCGCGCGCCTTCGCCTGGCCGACGAACTCGGCGAGCGAGCGAGGACGCAGGGCGCCCTCGAACGCGAGCTCGGCCTCCGACTCCGCGCCGGGGGCGGTGATCGGGTCGCTCACGCGCGCACCCCCGCCCGCTGGGGCCCGATCCGGCCGAGGGCGAGCCGCAGAAGCGCCGCCGTCTCGGTGGGCGCCGTGTCGCCGAGCTCGGCGAGGAGCTCCTCGACGGCCGCGGCCGCGGTGCGCTCGGGCCAGCCGAGGCCGACGAGCGCGGCCACGACATCCGCATCCGGCGCGACGACCGGCACTCCGGCCCGCGCGGGACTCGGCGCGACGACCTTGCCGGCGAGCGACACCGTGATGAGCTTCGCGGTCTTCGGGCCGATGCCGGAGACGCGGCGGAAGGGCGCGTCGTCCTCGTCGGCGACCGCGCGCGCGATCTCCTCGGGGCTCAACTGGGCGAGCACGCCGAGCGCGGACTTCGGACCGACGCCCGAGACGCTGCGCAGGAGGTCGAAGAGCTCGAGCTGCTCGCGCGTCGAGAAGCCGAAGAGGCTCAGCTCGTCTTCGCGGACGATGAGCGCCGTGTGCACGAACGCCTCCGAGCCCGTGCGCAGCGAGAGCGCGTGGTCGGGCGTGAGGGCGACGTGCATGCCGACGCCGCCGACCTCGATGACGGCGCTGCCGCCCGCGACGTGCAGGACCGTGCCGCGGACACTCGAAATCATGTTCTAGAGTCTACGTTTGCCCGCGGACTTCTCGGCGTCGCGCCACGCCCGTTGCGCCGGGGTCAATCCGCCCGCCGCACCCGCATCCGGAGCGGTCGCTCCCCCGCGCCAGCCGTGGCAGATCGCGAGCGCGAGGGCGTCGGCCGCATCCGCGGGCTTCGGGATCTCGGCGAGCCCGAGCACCCGCGCGACCATCGCCCCGACCTGCGCCTTGTCGGCCGAGCCGTAGCCCGTGATGGCCGCCTTGACCTCGCTCGGCGTGTGCAGCGCGACCTGGAGGCCCGCCTCCGCAGCCTTCGCGACGGCGATGCCGCTCGCCTGCGCGGTGCCCATGACGGTGCGCAGGTTGTGCTGCGCGAACACGCGCTCGACCGCCACGGCATCCGGCCGGTGCTCGGCGATCGCCGCCGCGATGCCCTCGGACACCGCGAGCAGCCGTGCGGGCAGTTCGGCATCCGGGGGCGTGCGGATGACGCCCACATAGACGAGCGACACCCGGCGGTCGGGCAGCACGTCGACCACGCCCACGCCGCACCGCGTCAGCCCGGGGTCGATCCCGAGCACGCGCAGCGCCTGGCCGGCGATGTCAGTCCTCGGCGTCGAGCTCGGCCTGCACGTCGGCCGGGATGTCGAAGTTGCTGAACACGTTCTGCACGTCGTCGCTGTCCTCGAGGGCGTCGATGATGCGGAACACCTTCTTCGCCGTCTCGGCATCGACCTCGACCTTGAGGTTCGGCACGAACTCGGCCTCGGCCGAGTCGTAGTCGAGCCCGGCCTCCTGGAGGGCGGTGCGCGCTGCGACGAGATCGCTCGGCTCGGTGATGACCTCGAAACCGCCGCCCTGGTCGACGACGTCCTCGACGCCCGCCTCCATGACGGCCTCGAGGATCGCGTCCTCGGTGACGCCGTCGGCCTTCGTGATCGAGATGACGCCCTTGCGGCTGAAGTTGTAGGCGACCGAGCCGGGGTCGGCGAGCGTGGCGCCGTTGCGGCTGAGAGCCGTGCGCACCTCGGCGGCGGCGCGATTCTTGTTGTCGGTCAGACACTCGATCATGAGGGCGACGCCGTTGGGGCCGTACGCCTCGTACATGATGTTCGTGTACTCGATGGCCTCACCCGAGATGCCCGCGCCGCGCTTGATGGCGCGGTCGATGTTGTCGTTCGGCACCGAGGTCTTCTTGGCCTTCTGCACCGCGTCGTACAGCGTCGGGTTGCCGCTGAGGTCGGCGCCGCCGAGCTTCGCGGCGACCTCGATGTTCTTGATGAGCTTGGCGAACGACTTCGCGCGGCGTGCGTCGATGACCGCCTTCTTGTGCTTGGTCGTCGCCCACTTGGAATGCCCGCTCACGGTGCTCCTCTCGAAGAAAATGCGGGGGCCAGTCTAGTCGGGCCCGTTCAGGCGGGCTGTGCACGCGCTCCCGCGCGGCGCTCCGGGAGCCGGATGCCGGCGTCCCGCGCCTCGAGCTCGGCGAGGCGGTGCACCACCTCCGCGTCCTGGGCCAGCCAGGCGCGCACGGGGCGGGGCGAGATCCGGGCGAGCTCCTTCGCCGTGGCGTCGTCGAGCGCCCGCAGCGCGAGCAGGGAGTGGCCGTCCTCGAGCGCGAGGAGCGCGCGGGTCGTGCGCGCGCGGAGCACGAAGCGGACCCGCGGCAGCAGCCACACGAGCAGCACGATCGCGATCGGCAGCGCGGCGACGCCGACTCCCGCGCCCACCGCGATCGACTCGATGACCGCCTGCCCGTTGCGCCCGGCGTCCGCGAGGGAGCCGCCCGCGCCCGCCGCGGAGTCGAGGATGCCGCGCACCCCGTCGCCCAGGAGCGGCAGGCCGCTGAGCGACTCGCCGAGCTCCCCCATCGTGTCCTGGAAGCCGGTGCCCGCATCCTCGAGTCGCCCGAAGGCCTTCCCGAAGGCGGCGATCACGCCGTGCACCGTGACGCCCGCGACGATCGCGAGGGCGAGGACGACGACCGCGGAGAGGTCGGCGATGATCTGCCGCGCACGGCGCGGGGCGAAGTCGGCGTAGAGCGTCATGCGCCCAGCATGGCAGCGCTCGCTGTTATGCAGGAGGCCGGAAGCTGTTGTGCAGGACTCGCGCCCGGCACCCCTGGATTCTCAGGGCACTGCCGACAGGCACACCAGCGGACTCCTGCACAACAGCGGACTCCTGCACAACAGCGGACTCCTGCACAACAGCGAGTTCCCGCACAGCGAGTTCCTGCACAACAGCGTCAGGATGCGGCGCGCACGCGATCGAGGAAGCGGACGTGGAAGCGGTGCTCGCCCGTGACCTCCGGGTGGAACGAGGTTCCCAGCAGGTTGCCCTGCTCGACCGCGACGACCCGCCCGTCCGGGAGGGCCGCGAGCACGCGGGCGCGCTCCCCCACCGACTCGACGACCGGTGCGCGGATGAACACCGCGTGCACGGCGGGCTCCCCGAGCTCCGGGACGTCGAGGTCGGTCTCGAAGGAGTCGTTCTGGTTGCCGAACGCGTTGCGGCGCACCACGACGTCGAGCCCGCCGAGGCTCTGCTGCCCGGCGATCGCGTCGATCACGGTGTCGGCGAGCATGATGAGTCCCGCGCACGTGCCGTACACGGGCATCCCGGCGGCGATGCGCGCGCGCAGCGGCTCGGCGACCCCGAACATCCGGCTCAGCTTGTCGATGACGCTCGACTCGCCGCCCGGGAGGACGATCCCCGCGACGTCGTCGAGCTCCTGCGGACGGCGCACGGGCACCGCATCCGCTCCGAGGGCGCGCAGCACCGCGAGGTGCTCGCGCACGTCGCCCTGGAGGGCGAGGACGCCGACCCGGAGACCCTCGCCGGGGTTACCAGCCACGTTCGGCGAGGCGGTGCGGGGCGGGCAGGTCGGCGACGTTGATGCCGACCATGGCCTCGCCGAGACCGCGCGACGCCTCGGCGATGACCGCCGGGTCGTCGAAGAAGGTCGTGGCCTTGACGATCGCGGCCGCGCGCTTCGCGGGCTCGCCCGACTTGAAGATGCCGGAGCCGACGAAGACGCCGTCCGCGCCGAGCTGCATCATGAGCGCGGCATCCGCGGGCGTCGCGACGCCGCCCGCCGTGAACAGCACGACCGGGAGCTTGCCCGTCTCGGCGATCTCGGCGACGAGGTCGTACGGCGCCTGCAGCTCCTTGGCCGCGACGTAGAGCTCGTCCTTCGTCTTCGAACGCAGCACGTTGATCTCGCTCGTGATGGTGCGGATGTGCTTGGTCGCCTCCGACACGTCGCCCGTGCCCGCCTCGCCCTTCGAGCGGATCATGGCCGCGCCCTCGGTGATGCGGCGCAGCGCCTCGCCGAGGTTGGTCGCGCCGCACACGAACGGCGTCGTGAACTGCCACTTGTCGATGTGGTTGACGTAGTCGGCGGGCGAGAGCACCTCCGACTCGTCGATGTAGTCGACGCCGAGTGCCTGCAGCACCTGCGCCTCGACGAAGTGGCCGATGCGCGCCTTCGCCATGACGGGGATCGAGACCGACGCGATGATCTCGTCGATGAGGTCGGGGTCGCTCATGCGGGCCACGCCGCCCTGGGCGCGGATGTCGGCGGGAACGCGCTCGAGGGCCATGACGGCGACGGCGCCCGCGTCCTCGGCGATGCGCGCCTGCTCGGCGGTGACGACGTCCATGATGACGCCGCCCTTGAGCATCTCGGCGAGGCCGCGCTTGACGCGGTCGGTGCCGCGCGAGGCGGGGGTGGCGGTTCCGGGTTCGGGGGTGGTCA
The Protaetiibacter sp. SSC-01 genome window above contains:
- the secD gene encoding protein translocase subunit SecD yields the protein MAARSTPVRKAWRSLGWLAGIIVLLVGLNTAGALWWGWGWAPKLALDLDGGTQIILTPTLEDGQQVTDEQLQQSVQIIRDRIDAAGVSESEITTQGGDKIVISIPGKTPDQATLDRIKQSARMDFRAVLLAGAPTSSVVTPTDEPSDGSTADPAATDAPADPEATDAPAQPEVTETPAPAATPTADPTDGSDLAWVTPELQEQYDAFSCDQLDSATASAAPSAEPLITCDQYGQEKYLLGPVEVQGGDISDATAGIRTTSTGVSTGEWIVNLTFNGDGTEAFSKVTKRLVNLESPRNRFAVVLDGAVVLAPSANDPINDGRAQISGGFTQESSKVLADQLKFGALPVGFTVESTDTISATLGQTQLQSGLIAGLIGLILVFIYSLFQYRLLGTVTIASLIVAGVITYFVVNIMSWREGYRLSLAGIAGLIVAIGFTADSFIVYFERIRDELRDGRSLVGAVEAGWKRALRTVLAAKSVNLLSAIILFVLAVGSVRGFALTLGVTTIIDVIIVILFTHPMMQLLATTKFFASGHPASGLDPTALGAVYRGRAEFRVTKDARRAGASREAERRQTIAERKAAELEASAATGPKKNSTGKKEAR
- the yajC gene encoding preprotein translocase subunit YajC, producing MDYTLILLAGLLVVMIFFTWRSSKKRKAEAETLQTKLVPGAEVMTQHGIFGTLVSIDDDSNEAVIETTPGTKLRLHRQTIVRVVEDEAPVAEDELAGDADVTAEAETEVESPAADAVEPEFGERVEKPKRAPRQKPTETAE
- the ruvB gene encoding Holliday junction branch migration DNA helicase RuvB is translated as MSDPITAPGAESEAELAFEGALRPRSLAEFVGQAKARGQLQLLLRAAELQQRTPDHILLAGPPGLGKTTLAMIVAHEGARPLRMSSGPAIQHAGDLAALLSSLVPGEVLFIDEIHRMARSAEEMLYLAMEDFRIDIMVGKGAGATSIPLDLAPFTLVGATTRSGLLPNPLRDRFGFTAHLEFYDDGELDEVLARAARLLGLDLAPDARAEIASRSRGTPRIANRLLRRVRDYALVHERSADHAAVQAALELYDVDPLGLDRLDRAVLDAILTRFDGGPVGLSTLAVSVGEEPETIESVVEPFLVRIGMISRTPRGRVATPRAWDHLGKRPAGAARATAETLFDDDV
- the ruvA gene encoding Holliday junction branch migration protein RuvA, encoding MISSVRGTVLHVAGGSAVIEVGGVGMHVALTPDHALSLRTGSEAFVHTALIVREDELSLFGFSTREQLELFDLLRSVSGVGPKSALGVLAQLSPEEIARAVADEDDAPFRRVSGIGPKTAKLITVSLAGKVVAPSPARAGVPVVAPDADVVAALVGLGWPERTAAAAVEELLAELGDTAPTETAALLRLALGRIGPQRAGVRA
- the ruvC gene encoding crossover junction endodeoxyribonuclease RuvC, encoding MLGIDPGLTRCGVGVVDVLPDRRVSLVYVGVIRTPPDAELPARLLAVSEGIAAAIAEHRPDAVAVERVFAQHNLRTVMGTAQASGIAVAKAAEAGLQVALHTPSEVKAAITGYGSADKAQVGAMVARVLGLAEIPKPADAADALALAICHGWRGGATAPDAGAAGGLTPAQRAWRDAEKSAGKRRL
- a CDS encoding YebC/PmpR family DNA-binding transcriptional regulator codes for the protein MSGHSKWATTKHKKAVIDARRAKSFAKLIKNIEVAAKLGGADLSGNPTLYDAVQKAKKTSVPNDNIDRAIKRGAGISGEAIEYTNIMYEAYGPNGVALMIECLTDNKNRAAAEVRTALSRNGATLADPGSVAYNFSRKGVISITKADGVTEDAILEAVMEAGVEDVVDQGGGFEVITEPSDLVAARTALQEAGLDYDSAEAEFVPNLKVEVDAETAKKVFRIIDALEDSDDVQNVFSNFDIPADVQAELDAED
- the pdxT gene encoding pyridoxal 5'-phosphate synthase glutaminase subunit PdxT, translating into MAGNPGEGLRVGVLALQGDVREHLAVLRALGADAVPVRRPQELDDVAGIVLPGGESSVIDKLSRMFGVAEPLRARIAAGMPVYGTCAGLIMLADTVIDAIAGQQSLGGLDVVVRRNAFGNQNDSFETDLDVPELGEPAVHAVFIRAPVVESVGERARVLAALPDGRVVAVEQGNLLGTSFHPEVTGEHRFHVRFLDRVRAAS
- the pdxS gene encoding pyridoxal 5'-phosphate synthase lyase subunit PdxS, with product MTTPEPGTATPASRGTDRVKRGLAEMLKGGVIMDVVTAEQARIAEDAGAVAVMALERVPADIRAQGGVARMSDPDLIDEIIASVSIPVMAKARIGHFVEAQVLQALGVDYIDESEVLSPADYVNHIDKWQFTTPFVCGATNLGEALRRITEGAAMIRSKGEAGTGDVSEATKHIRTITSEINVLRSKTKDELYVAAKELQAPYDLVAEIAETGKLPVVLFTAGGVATPADAALMMQLGADGVFVGSGIFKSGEPAKRAAAIVKATTFFDDPAVIAEASRGLGEAMVGINVADLPAPHRLAERGW